The following are encoded in a window of Nocardia sp. BMG111209 genomic DNA:
- a CDS encoding Scr1 family TA system antitoxin-like transcriptional regulator, with protein sequence MICPTSSVIPRSSLVCATLRHVATTIERLESTLSFRVLPFTSHAGAIRAYAPFLIFYFARPALPALAWSETPAYGELIEDQERTRNLKAVFGQLQAESLDQDQSLNFIKQLID encoded by the coding sequence ATGATTTGTCCCACCTCGTCGGTGATCCCGCGCTCCTCACTGGTGTGTGCGACACTACGTCACGTCGCCACAACAATCGAACGACTCGAGTCAACTCTCAGTTTCCGAGTGCTTCCGTTCACCAGCCACGCAGGGGCGATCCGCGCATACGCCCCCTTCCTTATTTTTTATTTCGCCCGCCCCGCTCTGCCGGCGCTTGCCTGGTCCGAGACACCCGCTTATGGCGAGTTGATCGAAGATCAGGAACGAACACGAAACCTGAAAGCCGTCTTTGGTCAACTCCAAGCGGAATCGCTCGACCAGGACCAATCCCTGAATTTCATCAAGCAACTCATAGATTAG
- a CDS encoding NAD(P)/FAD-dependent oxidoreductase: MTLVTTADVDILVIGAGQAGLSAGYHLRRLGLRPERDFLIVDHAPGPGGAWQFRWPSLTLTTVNRVHDLPGMSFAETLPADTADVPAATAVPHYFALYEKRFELAVRRPVSVRVVCDRATPATCPAGEADGLLHAETGPDAPATTLRVRGLINATGTWEKPFVPYYPGAETFAGRQLHAHDYRTAAEFAGAHVVVVGAGISAIQLLDEISQVTTTTWVSRTEPRWRETPFTPDDGRRAVALVEDRVRRGLPPRSVVSVTGLPVDDRVRAARARGALQWHPVFRRIEPDGVRWADGAFQPAQVILWATGFRSALDHLAPLRLRGPGGGITMTGRLATRVAADPRIHLLGYGPSASTIGANRAGRAAAVELTEYLGLPGR; the protein is encoded by the coding sequence GTGACGCTGGTGACCACTGCCGACGTCGACATCCTCGTGATCGGCGCGGGCCAGGCCGGACTCTCGGCGGGGTACCACCTGCGCCGGCTCGGGCTGCGGCCCGAACGGGACTTCCTGATCGTCGACCACGCACCCGGACCGGGCGGGGCCTGGCAGTTCCGCTGGCCGTCGCTGACACTGACCACCGTGAACCGCGTCCACGATCTGCCGGGGATGTCGTTCGCGGAGACCCTGCCGGCCGATACCGCCGACGTCCCCGCCGCCACCGCCGTACCGCACTATTTCGCGCTGTACGAGAAGCGTTTCGAACTCGCCGTGCGCCGGCCGGTCTCGGTGCGGGTGGTGTGCGATCGGGCCACACCCGCCACCTGCCCGGCCGGCGAGGCCGACGGTCTGCTGCACGCCGAGACCGGCCCGGACGCACCCGCGACGACCCTGCGCGTGCGCGGTCTGATCAACGCCACCGGCACCTGGGAGAAGCCGTTCGTCCCGTACTACCCGGGCGCCGAGACCTTCGCCGGGCGGCAACTGCACGCACACGACTACCGGACGGCGGCGGAGTTCGCGGGTGCGCACGTCGTCGTGGTCGGTGCGGGGATCTCGGCGATCCAGCTGCTCGACGAGATCTCGCAGGTGACCACCACGACCTGGGTGTCGCGCACCGAACCGCGCTGGCGCGAGACCCCGTTCACCCCGGACGACGGCCGGCGCGCGGTCGCGCTCGTGGAGGACCGCGTGCGCCGCGGCCTGCCCCCGCGCTCGGTGGTGTCGGTGACCGGACTACCGGTGGACGACCGGGTGCGGGCGGCCCGGGCGCGCGGCGCGTTGCAGTGGCATCCGGTGTTCCGGCGCATCGAACCCGACGGCGTGCGGTGGGCGGACGGCGCCTTCCAGCCCGCGCAGGTGATCCTGTGGGCCACCGGATTCCGCAGCGCGCTGGACCATCTCGCGCCGCTGCGGTTGCGCGGGCCCGGCGGCGGCATCACCATGACCGGGCGGCTGGCCACCCGGGTCGCCGCGGACCCCCGCATCCATCTGCTCGGCTACGGCCCCTCGGCCAGCACGATCGGCGCCAACCGCGCCGGCCGGGCCGCCGCGGTCGAACTCACCGAATATCTGGGCCTGCCCGGC
- a CDS encoding ATP-dependent DNA ligase gives MVSRREFGGVEVELTNLDKVLYPATGTTKGQVVDYFTEIAPALLPHVAQRAVTRKRWPNGVAEPSFFEKNLPAHAPKWLPRRSVDHSDRRVTYPLLDSVAGLAWIGQQAALEIHVPQWRFDGEERGPATRLVFDLDPGPGVGLAECAVVALSIRDTVRDVGLDAYPVTSGSKGIHVYVPLDRTLTGHGASTVAKQVAAGLERLHPELVTATMSKSARPGRVFLDWSQNNPAKTTIAPYSLRGRERPAVAAPRSWDEIEQPKDLRQLGFEEVLARWRTGGDLLAGLDPPLPERVPDALSTYRSMRDPARTPEPVPSEPPPSGSGDRFVIQEHHARRLHWDLRLERGGVLVSWAVPKGPPTSTGENRLAVHTEDHPLEYLDFHGAIPKGEYGGGEMTIWDSGTYETEKWREDEVIVRLRGTRLDGRYALIRTNGNQWLMHLMKPESDAGQSVSKDTTGRSAPMPRGLSPMLATAGDVSGLDAAEWAFETKWDGFRLIAEIADGAVTLHSRAGNVVTGRYPRLARLGQELSGHRVVLDGEAVVFDDHGAANLGLLQADAARAVFVAFDLLYLDGTSLLRKRYSDRRRVLEALAARAPSLVVPPRLDGSGADALRYSQEHDLEGVVAKRHDSVYLPGRRGQSWIKTRNWRTQQVVVGGWRRSTARPFASLLIGVWHADRLYYVGRVGTGFDEREMADLAARLRRLERRTVPFDNELTAVERKDAVWVTPKVTGTVRYMNWTEAGRLWHPAWIPASD, from the coding sequence ATGGTCTCCCGTCGTGAATTCGGGGGTGTCGAGGTTGAGCTGACCAACCTCGACAAGGTGCTGTACCCCGCCACCGGTACCACCAAGGGGCAGGTTGTCGACTATTTCACCGAGATCGCGCCTGCTCTGTTGCCGCATGTCGCGCAGCGGGCGGTCACTCGGAAGCGGTGGCCGAACGGGGTCGCGGAGCCGTCGTTCTTCGAGAAGAATCTGCCCGCGCACGCGCCCAAGTGGTTGCCGCGGCGGTCGGTGGACCATTCGGATCGGCGGGTGACCTATCCGCTGCTCGACTCGGTTGCGGGGCTGGCCTGGATCGGGCAGCAGGCGGCGCTGGAAATCCATGTGCCGCAATGGCGTTTCGATGGGGAGGAGCGCGGGCCGGCGACGCGGCTGGTGTTCGATCTGGATCCGGGGCCCGGGGTGGGGCTGGCCGAGTGTGCGGTGGTGGCGTTGTCGATTCGCGATACGGTGCGTGATGTCGGACTGGACGCGTATCCGGTCACCAGTGGCAGCAAGGGAATTCACGTCTACGTTCCGCTGGATCGGACGCTCACCGGGCACGGCGCCTCCACGGTGGCGAAGCAGGTGGCCGCGGGACTCGAGCGGCTGCACCCCGAGCTGGTCACCGCCACGATGTCGAAATCCGCGCGGCCGGGCCGGGTCTTCCTGGACTGGAGTCAGAACAATCCGGCCAAGACCACCATCGCGCCGTACTCGCTGCGCGGCCGGGAGCGGCCGGCGGTGGCGGCGCCGCGCTCCTGGGACGAGATCGAACAGCCGAAAGACCTGCGGCAGTTGGGTTTCGAGGAGGTGCTTGCCCGCTGGCGCACCGGCGGCGATCTGCTCGCCGGGCTGGATCCGCCACTGCCGGAACGGGTTCCGGACGCGTTGTCCACCTATCGGTCGATGCGGGATCCGGCCCGGACCCCGGAGCCGGTGCCGTCCGAGCCGCCGCCGAGCGGCTCCGGCGACCGGTTCGTCATCCAGGAGCATCATGCCCGCCGCCTGCATTGGGATCTGCGGCTGGAGCGCGGCGGGGTGCTGGTGTCCTGGGCGGTGCCGAAGGGGCCGCCGACCTCCACCGGGGAGAATCGCCTGGCCGTGCACACCGAGGACCATCCGCTGGAATATCTCGACTTCCACGGTGCGATCCCGAAGGGTGAGTACGGCGGTGGCGAGATGACGATCTGGGATTCCGGCACCTACGAGACGGAGAAGTGGCGTGAGGACGAGGTCATCGTCCGGCTGCGCGGCACCCGGCTCGACGGGCGGTACGCGCTCATCCGGACGAACGGCAACCAGTGGCTCATGCATCTGATGAAGCCGGAAAGTGATGCCGGACAATCGGTTTCGAAGGATACGACCGGCCGATCCGCGCCGATGCCGCGCGGCCTGTCGCCGATGCTCGCGACCGCGGGTGACGTCTCCGGTCTCGACGCCGCCGAATGGGCCTTCGAGACGAAATGGGACGGTTTCCGGCTGATCGCCGAGATCGCCGATGGCGCGGTCACTCTGCACAGCCGCGCGGGCAACGTCGTCACCGGCCGCTATCCGCGGCTGGCGCGGCTGGGACAGGAACTGTCCGGGCACCGCGTCGTCCTCGACGGTGAGGCGGTGGTGTTCGACGATCACGGGGCGGCGAATCTCGGCCTGCTGCAAGCGGATGCGGCGCGGGCGGTGTTCGTCGCCTTCGATCTGCTGTATCTGGACGGAACCTCGCTGCTGCGCAAGCGGTATTCGGATCGGCGGCGGGTGCTGGAGGCGCTGGCCGCGCGGGCGCCGTCGCTGGTGGTGCCGCCGCGGCTGGACGGGTCCGGCGCGGATGCGTTGCGCTACAGCCAGGAACACGATCTGGAGGGGGTCGTCGCCAAACGGCACGACAGCGTCTATCTGCCGGGCCGGCGCGGCCAGTCCTGGATCAAGACCCGCAACTGGCGTACCCAGCAGGTGGTGGTCGGCGGCTGGCGGCGCAGTACCGCGCGGCCGTTCGCCTCGTTGCTGATCGGGGTGTGGCACGCGGACCGGCTGTACTACGTGGGCCGGGTCGGCACCGGATTCGACGAGCGGGAGATGGCCGATCTGGCGGCGCGGCTGCGCCGCCTGGAGCGCCGGACCGTCCCGTTCGACAACGAGCTCACCGCCGTGGAGCGCAAGGACGCGGTCTGGGTGACCCCGAAGGTCACCGGCACCGTGCGGTACATGAACTGGACCGAGGCCGGGCGCCTGTGGCACCCGGCCTGGATTCCCGCCTCGGATTAG
- a CDS encoding enoyl-CoA hydratase — MLGVSRDGDVVTIELQRPQRRNALDEELVGALHEAVTTAAADSRVIVLTGAGPIFCAGADLDGAHSERFLRALMATLQAVENAPVPVISAIHGGALGAGVQLTLASDLRVLSPDAFVGIPAAKLGVSLDNWTVRRLAALIGGGPARTMLLGAELIPATDAYNFGYANRIGTPVDALAWAKQIAALAPLSLRHLKMVLNDDGAETPEQAAALRAAWESADAEEAMVARREKRAPKFVGR; from the coding sequence ATGCTGGGTGTGAGCCGCGATGGGGACGTGGTCACCATCGAACTGCAGCGCCCGCAGCGCCGCAACGCCCTCGACGAGGAGTTGGTGGGCGCGCTGCACGAGGCGGTGACGACCGCCGCGGCCGATTCCCGGGTGATCGTGCTCACCGGCGCCGGGCCGATCTTCTGCGCCGGCGCCGATCTCGACGGGGCGCATTCGGAACGGTTCCTGCGCGCGCTGATGGCGACGCTGCAGGCGGTCGAGAACGCGCCCGTGCCGGTGATCTCCGCGATCCACGGCGGTGCGCTGGGCGCGGGTGTGCAGCTGACGCTGGCCTCCGATCTGCGGGTGCTGAGCCCGGATGCCTTCGTCGGTATCCCGGCCGCGAAACTGGGTGTGTCGCTGGACAATTGGACCGTCCGGCGGCTCGCCGCACTGATCGGCGGCGGTCCGGCCCGGACCATGCTGCTCGGCGCGGAGCTGATCCCCGCGACCGACGCCTACAACTTCGGCTACGCCAACCGGATCGGTACCCCCGTGGACGCGCTGGCCTGGGCGAAGCAGATCGCGGCGCTGGCGCCGCTGTCGCTGCGTCACCTGAAGATGGTGCTCAACGACGACGGCGCCGAGACGCCGGAACAGGCCGCGGCGTTACGCGCGGCCTGGGAGAGCGCCGACGCCGAGGAGGCGATGGTGGCGCGCCGAGAGAAGCGAGCGCCGAAGTTCGTGGGCCGATGA
- a CDS encoding antitoxin has translation MGLIDTLKGLVGRGKELAADNADKIHEAVDKAGGFIDEKTGGKYTDKIEKGTDAVKSVIPEVPAAPESDSAPETEAAAPAAAPEPPAAEEAAVSPETAAAAEPEPAEPAATEPPAETEPPVAEAVVPESAIGEPPVAVPAPGVEPETPAAEPAPAEAVVPESAIGEPLTEVPAPAAESTTESAEAAPEEPAAAEQPKE, from the coding sequence ATGGGTCTGATCGATACGCTCAAGGGATTGGTTGGCCGGGGCAAGGAACTCGCCGCCGACAACGCCGACAAGATTCACGAGGCCGTCGACAAGGCGGGCGGATTCATCGACGAGAAGACCGGCGGCAAGTACACCGACAAGATCGAGAAGGGTACCGACGCGGTCAAGAGCGTGATCCCCGAGGTCCCCGCGGCCCCGGAATCCGACTCCGCACCCGAGACCGAGGCCGCCGCACCGGCGGCCGCGCCGGAGCCCCCGGCTGCGGAGGAGGCGGCGGTCTCCCCGGAGACCGCCGCTGCCGCCGAGCCGGAACCGGCCGAACCGGCAGCCACCGAACCGCCCGCGGAAACCGAGCCCCCCGTGGCCGAGGCAGTGGTCCCGGAGTCCGCGATCGGCGAGCCCCCGGTCGCGGTGCCCGCACCGGGCGTGGAACCCGAAACACCCGCCGCCGAGCCGGCACCCGCCGAGGCGGTGGTTCCCGAGTCCGCAATCGGCGAACCTCTCACCGAGGTACCTGCCCCGGCCGCGGAATCCACCACCGAATCCGCGGAGGCCGCTCCCGAGGAACCCGCCGCCGCCGAGCAGCCGAAGGAATAA
- a CDS encoding ammonium transporter: MKLRTFTTAAVPVAVAVALGSGTVHADPVAPPESTVQTAPATPAAPVAPDVHYRIALKDNVIETALDSGTFRVAGDQRTVDILDAAGGTLVTLPLSFRQDGLEYQLPHRISDDGRTLGLTAVKDAATARPAPVAATPVASALENERALDAFNTQLSVATGIGTLLGTALGAVAGLIGIVGGVTVVASVITGATLGGIIGTLVVGGPALMIAGIDLAGTFIAPAGTTKWQR, encoded by the coding sequence ATGAAATTGCGCACCTTCACCACGGCGGCGGTGCCGGTCGCCGTGGCCGTCGCCCTCGGGTCGGGCACGGTTCACGCAGATCCGGTCGCGCCCCCGGAATCCACCGTGCAGACCGCGCCGGCCACGCCCGCGGCACCGGTCGCACCGGATGTGCACTATCGGATCGCCCTGAAGGACAACGTCATCGAGACCGCCCTCGACAGCGGAACCTTCCGGGTGGCCGGCGATCAACGCACGGTCGACATCCTCGACGCGGCCGGCGGCACCCTGGTGACCCTGCCACTGTCGTTCCGCCAGGACGGGCTGGAATACCAACTGCCGCACCGGATCAGCGACGACGGCCGGACCCTCGGGCTGACCGCCGTCAAGGACGCCGCGACGGCCCGGCCGGCCCCGGTGGCCGCGACCCCGGTGGCCTCCGCACTGGAGAACGAGCGCGCGCTCGACGCGTTCAACACCCAGCTCAGCGTCGCGACCGGGATCGGGACCCTGCTCGGCACCGCACTCGGCGCCGTCGCGGGTCTGATCGGCATCGTGGGCGGCGTCACCGTGGTCGCCAGCGTGATCACCGGCGCCACCCTGGGCGGCATCATCGGCACCCTGGTCGTCGGTGGTCCCGCACTGATGATCGCGGGTATCGATCTCGCCGGCACGTTCATCGCGCCGGCCGGCACCACCAAGTGGCAGCGCTGA
- a CDS encoding DUF397 domain-containing protein, producing MTAPRWFKAIRSGNMNCVEIAFTPEATLIRDSKYLRNPANDPDQQPILRIATAQWPTFLTAVQYRTTAGTDGLPSIAYSATGNVSLSDGTDTLTYTLHEWEAFSTGVLTGEFDRAAVAV from the coding sequence ATGACCGCGCCACGTTGGTTCAAGGCGATACGATCAGGCAACATGAACTGCGTCGAGATCGCCTTCACGCCGGAAGCAACGCTCATCCGTGACAGCAAATATCTGCGCAATCCCGCCAACGATCCGGACCAGCAACCGATACTCCGCATTGCCACGGCACAATGGCCAACATTCCTCACTGCGGTGCAGTATCGCACCACTGCGGGCACCGATGGCCTTCCCAGCATCGCTTACAGTGCAACCGGCAATGTCTCGCTTTCTGACGGCACAGATACTTTGACCTATACGCTCCACGAATGGGAGGCATTCTCCACTGGAGTGCTCACCGGAGAATTCGATCGCGCGGCGGTTGCTGTCTAA
- a CDS encoding MBL fold metallo-hydrolase — translation MGASAAAIAPVATGAVGYRNRQFHNTEPSVQVRPGSMVSLLFSALTRQGAGRPPGVIPLAVPQVPDRAAELAVTWYGHASALLEVDGYRILTDPVWSERVSPSTLVGPARLHPVPVPLTELPPLDAIVISHDHYDHLDRETVRGLVEGHDAPFVVPLGIGAHLRGWQVPDRRIIELDWGASVSLAALGRAHDSGDLVLTCGQARHFSGRGLTRNTTLWASWIVRGPSRRVYFGGDTGYTSAFAEIGATEGPFDLTLLPIGAYDVHWPDVHMNPEEAVRAHADVCGGDPGHGLLVPIHWATFNLAFHEWAEPVRRLVSAARAAGTPVAVPIPGERIDPNALPPQDPWWENVRSAASPPQ, via the coding sequence ATGGGCGCCTCCGCCGCCGCGATCGCGCCGGTCGCCACGGGTGCGGTGGGCTATCGCAATCGCCAGTTCCACAACACCGAGCCGAGCGTCCAGGTCCGGCCCGGTTCGATGGTCTCGCTGCTGTTCTCGGCGCTGACCCGGCAGGGTGCCGGGCGGCCGCCGGGTGTGATCCCACTGGCCGTGCCGCAGGTCCCGGATCGGGCCGCCGAGCTGGCCGTCACCTGGTACGGCCACGCCTCGGCGCTGCTCGAGGTGGACGGCTATCGCATTCTCACCGATCCGGTGTGGAGCGAGCGGGTGTCGCCGTCGACGCTGGTCGGGCCCGCCCGGCTGCATCCGGTCCCGGTGCCGCTGACGGAACTGCCGCCGCTGGACGCGATCGTCATCTCGCACGACCACTACGACCACCTGGACCGCGAGACCGTGCGCGGCCTGGTCGAGGGCCACGACGCCCCGTTCGTGGTGCCGCTCGGCATCGGCGCACATCTGCGCGGCTGGCAGGTGCCGGATCGGCGGATCATCGAATTGGATTGGGGCGCTTCGGTTTCGCTGGCTGCCCTGGGTCGCGCGCACGATTCCGGCGACCTGGTGCTGACCTGCGGTCAGGCCCGGCACTTCTCCGGTCGCGGGCTGACCCGCAACACGACGCTGTGGGCGTCGTGGATCGTCCGGGGCCCGTCGCGGCGGGTGTACTTCGGCGGCGACACCGGGTACACGAGCGCGTTCGCGGAGATCGGCGCCACCGAGGGACCGTTCGATCTGACCCTGCTGCCGATCGGCGCATACGACGTGCACTGGCCGGATGTGCACATGAATCCGGAGGAGGCGGTGCGGGCGCACGCCGACGTGTGCGGCGGCGATCCGGGCCACGGCCTGCTGGTGCCGATCCACTGGGCCACCTTCAATCTGGCCTTCCACGAGTGGGCGGAACCGGTGCGCCGGCTGGTGTCCGCGGCCCGCGCCGCGGGAACCCCGGTCGCCGTGCCGATTCCCGGTGAGCGGATCGATCCCAATGCGCTGCCACCGCAGGACCCCTGGTGGGAAAATGTCCGCAGTGCGGCATCGCCGCCGCAGTAA
- a CDS encoding energy-coupling factor transporter transmembrane protein EcfT, which yields MSAVILREVPVDSPVHRLWAGTKMIAAFAVGVLLMFLPGWPVLGVMVAFLIATGLAARLPLGTLPRLPWWFWALLAAGALINVPVGSAAVVRYVQVLIFGLVLLATSFLIAWTTPMGDIAPALATLGAPLRKLRLPVDEWAVVVALTLRGLPLLLDEMRILRAARRLRPRENLLQRATDNPLIDILTAAMAVSTRRAGELGEAITARGGTGQLTARPNAPGRADVIALAMVAAACVAAVALDLLM from the coding sequence ATGAGCGCGGTGATCCTGCGCGAGGTACCCGTCGACAGCCCGGTACATCGGCTGTGGGCCGGTACCAAGATGATCGCCGCGTTCGCGGTCGGCGTGCTGCTGATGTTCCTGCCCGGCTGGCCGGTGCTCGGCGTGATGGTGGCCTTCCTGATCGCGACGGGCCTGGCGGCGCGGCTGCCGCTGGGCACCCTGCCCCGGCTGCCCTGGTGGTTCTGGGCGCTGCTGGCGGCCGGGGCGCTGATCAACGTCCCGGTCGGCAGCGCGGCCGTGGTGCGTTATGTGCAGGTGCTGATCTTCGGGCTGGTGCTGCTGGCCACCTCGTTCCTGATCGCCTGGACCACCCCGATGGGCGATATCGCGCCCGCGCTGGCCACCCTCGGCGCGCCGCTGCGCAAACTGCGCCTGCCCGTGGACGAATGGGCCGTGGTGGTCGCGCTGACCCTGCGCGGATTGCCGCTGCTGCTCGACGAGATGCGCATCCTGCGGGCCGCGCGCCGGCTGCGGCCGCGGGAGAATCTGCTGCAACGGGCCACCGACAATCCGCTGATCGACATCCTCACCGCCGCGATGGCCGTATCCACCCGTCGCGCCGGGGAACTCGGCGAGGCCATCACCGCCCGCGGCGGCACCGGACAGCTCACCGCCCGGCCGAACGCGCCCGGCCGCGCCGATGTGATCGCGCTGGCGATGGTGGCCGCGGCGTGCGTGGCCGCGGTGGCCCTCGATCTGCTGATGTGA